TAATATTTTGCTGTTCAACAACAATATAGGTTTTATACTACATAACACCATTGCAGAGAAACTATTTTTCCGTGTATAAGTTTTTATTTATTTTTGCTTTCAATCAATAGTTTTTAACTAACATGAATTATTTCGTCTTAATAACTATGTCTTTAGTTAGATGTAAATATTGTTTAATTAATGTAAATTTAGAGGTTTTTGTTTTTTCAAGCTAAATAAGTAGTTTAGTTACACTAATCAACATGACAGCAAATTATTAGCGTTCTCATCAAGGTAGATTTAATTCAAACATTTTTAATACTTAAAAAGCAAAACTTTTGCTGTTGTAATTACTGAATAATTGACACTATAAATAGTATTTTTTTAGTAAAAAAAATTTTTTAATATTTAATTTTATTTATTTTATTTAATTCAATACTTGGCTATTTCTCGTCTACATTGTGCAAATATTTAAAACTTTATGTATATTAATACACCAAGTAACCAAACAACCTGAGAATAAATATTGACACCAGATGTATAATTAGCGCGAGTTGTCCTGTATAACAAGATAAATTTAAAACTTATCGGTTTTGCGTTCCCCGTACCTGGATAGGAGCATATGTGGCAAAAAGAAAAAAAAGACACTGGCATAGTGAATCTAGTATTATTGTTGACCTTAACGACCGCGCCGATCGCAACAAATATGTTATTGTCAGCGCCGATGCTGGCACAATCGGCAAAAGAAACACCAGCTTTTAAGCTACCGCAAACCGTGGAAAACGGTACGACACTGCGGATTGATGGCTCAACTAGCTTAATAGCAGTCAATCAAAGCCTGAAACAGAGTTTTGAGCAACAGTTCGCTGGAACTAGAGTAGACTTAGCTACTAATGGTACTGAATCTGCGCTCAAAGGCGTGTTAGATGGCAGCATTGATGTAGCGGCTCTTGCTCGTGGTTTGACTCCACAAGAAAAAGCCCAAGGTTTGGAACAGGTGAGATTGCACCGTGAAAAGATTGCCATCATTGTGGGCGAAGAAAACCCCTTCAAAGGCAGCTTAACAGATAGGCAATTCGCCAGAATTTTTCGGGGACGCATTACCAATTGGTCAGAAGTAGAAGCGCCAGCAGGAAAGATTCGCTTTATAGACCGACCAGACACCAGCGACACCCGCCAAACCCTAAGCAGCTACCCAGTGTTTAAAGCAGCTAAATTTGCCACAGGCTCTACTGCTACTCAGGTGAGTGAAGATAGCACTGCCGAAATCGTCAAGCAATTGGGTAAGGACGGGATCAGCTATGCCAGAGCCAATCAGGTATTAAAATTGCCTGGAGTGCGGGTTCTCCAGTTACACGAAACTACACCTGATGACCCAAAATATCCCTTTTCCCAACCGCTAGTATATGTTTATAAAAAAAGTCCTAAGCCATCTGTAGCGGCTTTTCTTGGCTTTGCTTTAGCATCACCTGGGCAAAAGGCGATAGAAACAGCAAGAGTAGCTGAAGCCGAAGCGATCGCCAAAGGTGAAACTCAAGCACCGCTAACAGCAACTAATCCCACTAGCACACCTGGGGCTACAACTTCTCCCGTAGCCGGAACTGAACCGTTCCTCAATTCTTCTCCTAATGCTAATGTTTTTCCTAATGCGGGTACAACTAACAATAATGCAGGTACAACTAATAACCTCACACAGCCTGGTGTAGTTGCTCCTCCAGAAGCGCCTCAATTGGATCGTTCGTTGTTGTGGTGGTTATTGTTACCTGTAGGTGCGATCGGTGGATTATTCTTATGGTTTATTAAGCGTCCATCCGCAACCACAGCATTAGAGAGTACCCCAGAACCCAGTGAGGCGGAAACTCAGAGTGATGCTGCATCTATATCTGAGCCATTAGTAGAAGTTCAAGACAATACCAACAACACCATAATTCAAAACCACAACCCAACGGTAATTCAATCCACAAATACCACGACGATTCAAGAGCCGAACAACCCAACTTTCATTCAAGCCGCAAATACCACGACGATTCAGGAGTCAGACAACAACCCAACTTTCATTCAAACTACTGCTCAAGAGTCGAATAAAATCAATTTAGGTAGTTCCCAAATGACAATTCCGCCTGAACTGGAACAATCACCTTGGGATATGGAAGCACCGGCGGCTGTTGTCAATACTTCCTATCCTCAAATGATTGAAGTACCAAAAACTCCTACTCATGTAGAGCAGCAAACAGCAGATGTCGTCACTCAGATTCAGGAAACACCACCTGTTGAGGAGAACCATCAGCAATTAATAGCAGAAGAATTACCGCAAGCACCAGCAAATTCAGATAACGAAGAAACTGAACTGGCTCCTGTAGCTAACGAAGATACAGAGATCGTAGACTCTCTCCCAGATTTGCCAGATTTCCACGCTATTTTCGCTGATGCAGTAGATGAGGATACGGTAGAACAGACGGTTTATCAGGAACTAATTGATGAAAATGGACAATTAGCAGCTATATTGCCGACATTTAACGATATTCCCGAAGATGCGCTCAATTCAGTAGCAGATGCAGCCGAAATTCATGAAAATGGCATGTTGGATGAAGGAGAATATCTAACTCCATCTAGTGTAGGAACTTTAACCAGTGGCGCAGTCTTAGCAGGCGTAGGAGCGCAAGCTTGGGTAGGAAGCAATCACATTGAGGAAGTTGTGACATCCCAGGTGTCAGCAAATGCTAACGTTCCTGATACAAGTCTACCCACGATATCACCAACAACTGAGTTGGAAAATGGGGAAGAACCAAGTAGCGTTGTCCTTAAACCCCGGAATTCTGAGTGGGCTTACGTTTCTTGGTACGTTTCACCTCATGATCAGCAAAAGCTGCACAATCAAGGCATCTCAGAATTAGCACTACGACTTTATGATGTGACTGAGATTGATTTGAGTTATCAACAACCCCAGCAGGTACAGCAGTATCAATGTGAGCCGGGAACAAGCGATCGCTATGTTCAGATTCCCGCAGGCGATCGCGACTATATAATAGACCTGGGTTACGTTATCCGGGGAGAGTGGGCGAATATCGCTCGTTCTGGTAGCGTTCGTGTCTTCAATAGTCCCTATACAGATCCCCTATTGGCTAATTTGCCAGGATTAGATGCAGCTAGTAGCGTTGTCTTCACGCCTCGTTCTCCCAAATGGGCTTATGTAAGTTGGGATATTTCCCCAGGACATCAGCAATTACTCAGAGAACATGGAATTACTCAGTTAGCACTACGGCTTTATGATGCCACTAATATTGACCTGAGTTACCAACATCCTCAGTTAGTGCAGCAGTATGAGTTTGATGAAATCACCTGCGATCGCTACGTGTCAATTCCTCATAGCGATCATGATTACATGACAGAAGTGGGTTATGTAACCACAAACGGGGATTGGGTAACTATAGCTCGTTCTGCGATCGTGCGTATTTACAATAATCCTCAAGGAGATTTTTGGTTTGTAGCCGATAGCGAATTAATTATTCACGGAGCTACAGATCCCGATGCGACTGTAACTATTGCAGGTAAGCCTGTCACTCTCAAGTCTGATGGAACGTTCCATTTGCGCGTTCCCTTCTCAGAAGACTTGCTAGATTATCTCATTACAGTAACTAATGGAGAACAAAGAAAAACCATCCACAAGAAATTTACTCAAGAAACCTCAGAAAGCTAAAACTTGAGAATATCGTAGGGTGTGTTACGTCCCAGACTAACGCACCCAGATTTTTCTATCTATGCAGCTATTCTAAAAAACCACTTCCTCCCCACCAAACATACAAATAAATTGAGAACAAAAGGTGGAAGCAAAACTATCAAACAATAACCAATAGCATTCCATCCAAACTCTGTAAATTGCCAGCCAGAAGTATTGGTGTAAAGTAAAGTATTCTTCCCTTGCGGTAAGGTTAATACATATTTAGTAATATATACAATTCCCCAACTCCAAACTAAGCAAAAAACTATTCCTCCCATCAATGAACAGATAATACACCGCACCAAAGAAGCGTTTCGCCAAAGTGGGATAAGACATAATACATAACAAAATGCGGCAAACGAGAATGGCACATTTAAAAAAGGAAGTATAACATCATCAGGAGATGTGAGCGCCACAAACATTTCTTGAGAAAGCTTGAGAAAAAAGACATTTAAGAAAGCAAATAAGGCTATTTTTAAATACATTACAAATATTACTAATTTCGTTGTGTGATTTCCAAATAAATATACTCTAATCGCACAGGTTGCCGAGAGATAGCATCGATATGTATACCTTCAAAACGATCAATTATTTCTTTTAAATCTAAAGATTCTGGTAGCCAGAAAGCCAATTCTTTATCATAATATCTATGTGTAAAACCGTAGGTTTGAGCGCGAGCGATCGCCTCTGTCTGTTGTGTAGTTTGCATCAGTAAAACTTCCTGCGCAGGAATTAAATTACGTAACTCTGCTAAACTACCTTCAATTAAAATTCGCCCTTGTTTGAGAATGCCAATTTTTTGACAAAGCCTTTCTGCTTCATCTAGTAAATGAGTTGTCAATAAAACTGTAATACCTTGAGATTTGAGTTGTCTAATTAACTCCCAGACTTCATACCGTGATTCAATATCTAAGCCTGTAGTTGGTTCATCAAGTATTACTAATTTTGGTTGATGTATCAACGCAACAGCAATATTTAATCGCCGTTGCATTCCTCCACTTAAAGTTTCTACCGGGCTTTTTGCCCTATCTAATAAATTGACAGATGCTAGAACTTCCTTAATTTGTTTCTCAGTAGTATTCTTATTTAAACCATAAATCTCTGCAAAAAATCGGAGATTTTCAGCACAGGTTAACGTTTTATATAATAAATTTTCTTGAGGTGCAATACCAATTAGCTTTTTAGTTGATTCAGAAATTGGTTGACCATCAATTTTGACATTGCCACTATCGGCTTTAAGTAAATTACAAATAATATTAATTGTTGTAGTTTTACCTGCGCCATTTGCACCTAATAAACCGTAAATCTCTCCATTAGAAACATTCAAATTCAGATTTTGTAAAACCTGACGTTTCCCGTAAGATTTATTTAAATTACTAATTTTTAGCATTTTTATAAACTGATACTAAATTTTAAAGTAATATTTAATAAATATATTAATTACGAATTATTATAGTCTTTTTTCTACAATTAACATTCTTTGATAGGATAACCAACCACCTATAACCATAACCACAGCAAAGAGTAAAAGGAAATTAAAATGTGAGGTAATTTTATCAAGTGCTACGTTCTGAGATGATACAGCAACAAGAGCCTCA
Above is a genomic segment from Nostoc sp. MS1 containing:
- a CDS encoding DUF4912 domain-containing protein, whose translation is MLLSAPMLAQSAKETPAFKLPQTVENGTTLRIDGSTSLIAVNQSLKQSFEQQFAGTRVDLATNGTESALKGVLDGSIDVAALARGLTPQEKAQGLEQVRLHREKIAIIVGEENPFKGSLTDRQFARIFRGRITNWSEVEAPAGKIRFIDRPDTSDTRQTLSSYPVFKAAKFATGSTATQVSEDSTAEIVKQLGKDGISYARANQVLKLPGVRVLQLHETTPDDPKYPFSQPLVYVYKKSPKPSVAAFLGFALASPGQKAIETARVAEAEAIAKGETQAPLTATNPTSTPGATTSPVAGTEPFLNSSPNANVFPNAGTTNNNAGTTNNLTQPGVVAPPEAPQLDRSLLWWLLLPVGAIGGLFLWFIKRPSATTALESTPEPSEAETQSDAASISEPLVEVQDNTNNTIIQNHNPTVIQSTNTTTIQEPNNPTFIQAANTTTIQESDNNPTFIQTTAQESNKINLGSSQMTIPPELEQSPWDMEAPAAVVNTSYPQMIEVPKTPTHVEQQTADVVTQIQETPPVEENHQQLIAEELPQAPANSDNEETELAPVANEDTEIVDSLPDLPDFHAIFADAVDEDTVEQTVYQELIDENGQLAAILPTFNDIPEDALNSVADAAEIHENGMLDEGEYLTPSSVGTLTSGAVLAGVGAQAWVGSNHIEEVVTSQVSANANVPDTSLPTISPTTELENGEEPSSVVLKPRNSEWAYVSWYVSPHDQQKLHNQGISELALRLYDVTEIDLSYQQPQQVQQYQCEPGTSDRYVQIPAGDRDYIIDLGYVIRGEWANIARSGSVRVFNSPYTDPLLANLPGLDAASSVVFTPRSPKWAYVSWDISPGHQQLLREHGITQLALRLYDATNIDLSYQHPQLVQQYEFDEITCDRYVSIPHSDHDYMTEVGYVTTNGDWVTIARSAIVRIYNNPQGDFWFVADSELIIHGATDPDATVTIAGKPVTLKSDGTFHLRVPFSEDLLDYLITVTNGEQRKTIHKKFTQETSES
- a CDS encoding ABC transporter ATP-binding protein, with amino-acid sequence MLKISNLNKSYGKRQVLQNLNLNVSNGEIYGLLGANGAGKTTTINIICNLLKADSGNVKIDGQPISESTKKLIGIAPQENLLYKTLTCAENLRFFAEIYGLNKNTTEKQIKEVLASVNLLDRAKSPVETLSGGMQRRLNIAVALIHQPKLVILDEPTTGLDIESRYEVWELIRQLKSQGITVLLTTHLLDEAERLCQKIGILKQGRILIEGSLAELRNLIPAQEVLLMQTTQQTEAIARAQTYGFTHRYYDKELAFWLPESLDLKEIIDRFEGIHIDAISRQPVRLEYIYLEITQRN